In Misgurnus anguillicaudatus unplaced genomic scaffold, ASM2758022v2 HiC_scaffold_26, whole genome shotgun sequence, the following proteins share a genomic window:
- the LOC141362419 gene encoding E3 SUMO-protein ligase ZBED1-like translates to MSAAESEEIVNKRGKFSSPVWQFFGYYKSDRSQTNAVCKLCKTVVPAKSGNTTNLMYHLSRAHPLEHSRIQPTTSVAATLHKQQTTMERYSASVPYDKETKRYKDITEAVAYHIAKDMLPFSTVEKSGYKKLIHVLDPRYVLPGRKYFSKTAIPKLYVMCKESVQQEILSAKYFATTSDLWSSRTSEPYISLTIHFIDNEWGLKTRCLETAYFPEDHTGEVIAEGLKEALLSWGLIEDKMVCITTDSGANVVKATSLNNWTRLQCFGHRLHSAIGAAGKDKRVERAVGVCKKVVSSFSYSWKKKSALSKAQERLNLPKHQLVTESLTRWGSRQKMVARVLEQQKAITEVLSSDKNNRHLIPTWQDIDVLESMHAALTPLLEFTDSLSGESYVTVSYVKPVLHLFRSSLLKVNDGDTQLTKELKTKIMTYLDEKYADPDTDDLLDMATFVDPRFKGRYIRPEKVGAIQMRAVSEIMDEDQGQSQAGPSEGAADQGAEGGAVSGPPMPLGVKKQRKSLGSFFKKQCQDDDALPLTEKQKVESELERYLMCPDADSESNPLDWWRLHEHNFPRLSQLAKKYLCIPATSTPSERIFSTGGNIVTCTRAALDPEKVNQLVFLAQNLD, encoded by the exons ATGAGTGCTGCAGAGAGCGAGGAAATTGTAAATAAAAGAGGAAAATTCAGCTCGCCAGTATGGCAGTTTTTTGGATATTATAAGTCTGACCGTAGTCAGACCAATGCCGTCTGCAAATTATGCAAGACCGTCGTCCCAGCTAAGTCTGGTAATACCACGAACCTGATGTACCACCTTAGCCGCGCTCACCCTTTGGAGCACAGCCGTATTCAACCAACAACATCTGTAGCTGCAACACTGCACAAGCAGCAGACGACCATGGAGAGGTACTCTGCATCAGTGCCTTATGACAAAGAAACAAAACGGTACAAAGATATAACGGAGGCAGTGGCATATCATATAGCCAAAGACATGCTTCCGTTTAGCACCGTTGAGAAGTCTGGTTATAAAAAGCTTATACACGTGCTTGACCCACGCTACGTTCTTCCTGGCCGAAAGTACTTTTCTAAGACTGCCATTCCTAAGCTGTATGTAATGTGCAAAGAATCTGTACAGCAAGAAATATTGTCAGCAAAGTACTTTGCAACAACCTCTGACCTGTGGTCAAGCCGTACTTCTGAGCCATATATTAGCTTGACCATTCACTTCATCGACAATGAATGGGGTTTGAAAACCAGATGCCTTGAGACTGCATATTTCCCCGAAGACCACACAGGAGAAGTGATAGCAGAAGGCTTGAAGGAGGCACTGTTGTCCTGGGGTCTGATTGAAGACAAAATGGTGTGCATTACCACAGACAGCGGGGCAAATGTAGTGAAGGCGACTTCACTGAACAACTGGACACGGCTGCAGTGTTTTGGCCATCGTTTGCACTCTGCTATTG GTGCTGCAGGGAAAGATAAAAGAGTGGAGAGGGCTGTAGGTGTGTGCAAGAAAGTGGTATCTAGCTTTTCTTACTCGTGGAAGAAAAAGAGTGCGCTCTCTAAAGCACAGGAACGTCTCAATCTTCCCAAACACCAGCTGGTCACAGAGTCACTAACCAGGTGGGGCTCAAGACAAAAGATGGTGGCAAGGGTCCTAGAGCAACAAAAGGCCATCACTGAAGTTCTCTCTTCTGACAAAAACAACAGGCACCTGATCCCAACGTGGCAGGATATTGACGTCCTGGAGTCAATGCATGCGGCCTTAACTCCTCTCCTGGAGTTCACAGACTCCCTTTCTGGGGAGTCATATGTGACGGTCTCATACGTGAAGCCTGTGCTCCACCTTTTCCGCTCTAGTTTGCTGAAAGTTAATGATGGGGACACTCAGCTCACAAAAGAGCTGAAGACAAAAATAATGACCTATCTTGACGAGAAATATGCTGACCCTGACACAGATGATCTCCTTGACATGGCTACCTTTGTGGACCCTAGGTTTAAAGGCCGATACATCAGACCAGAGAAGGTAGGGGCCATTCAAATGAGAGCTGTGTCTGAGATCATGGATGAAGACCAGGGCCAATCACAGGCAGGGCCTTCTGAGGGAGCAGCAGACCAAGGTGCAGAAGGAGGAGCTGTCAGTGGACCACCTATGCCACTGGGCGTGAAGAAGCAACGCAAGTCATTGGGGagctttttcaaaaaacagTGCCAAGATGATGATGCTTTGCCTCTCACTGAAAAACAAAAAGTGGAGAGTGAGCTGGAAAGGTACCTGATGTGCCCCGATGCAGACAGTGAGTCTAACCCTCTGGACTGGTGGAGGCTACATGAACACAACTTCCCCAGATTGTCTCAGCTGGCGAAAAAGTACTTGTGTATCCCAGCCACCAGCACCCCCTCAGAAAGAATTTTTAGTACTGGGGGTAATATTGTTACATGCACCAGGGCAGCTTTAGACCCAGAGAAGGTCAACCAGCTGGTGTTCCTAGCACAAAACCTGGACTGA
- the LOC141362373 gene encoding protein SNORC-like, whose protein sequence is MSISCVHFASSRLVLFTALAICMALVQTVADLSPALHNDNQDTLSGAGDYDITTKNPVHHLTENPILKFTPDYVDSTNTVTVNEEEGVLGPGAITAIVIAVFLGASVLLALIVITLRKFTAS, encoded by the exons ATGAGCATCAGCTGCGTTCACTTCGCTTCGTCCCGGCTCGTCCTCTTCACTGCTCTTGCCATCTGCATGGCTTTAGTGCAGACAG TGGCGGATTTGTCCCCGGCTCTGCACAATGATAACCAGGACACGCTGTCTGGTGCAGGAGACTATGATATAACTACAAAAAATCCCGTCCACCACCTGACAGAAAACCCCATCTTGAAATTCACCCCTGATTATGTGGACTCTACAAACACAGTTACAGTGAATGAGGAAGAAG GTGTGCTGGGGCCAGGTGCCATCACGGCTATAGTCATTGCTGTGTTCCTCGGAGCTTCTGTTCTTCTTGCTCTCATTGTTATCACACTTAGAAAGTTCACTGCCTCATAG